A genomic stretch from uncultured Cohaesibacter sp. includes:
- a CDS encoding aldehyde dehydrogenase family protein yields MNDQQISEAVTRVLSSFGGASAAPAVPAPVKNKAVAKNTPAEDQVASLVSQILGESKSGRSKAKPDYVPSPTKCGWERAQKGAACDDAMVSDVIARVLSESMGRAPSTPSKPASSCASIDVSDAEATELGDGVFATMDEAVEAAAAAQRQYLFCSMEERQSFVDGIREVILQPQTLDRISHMGAEQTGMGKYEHKIIKNRLAAEKTPGTEDLTTEACSGDGGLTLVEYSAYGVIGSITPTTNPTETIICNSIGMLAAGNSVVYSPHPRARVVSLLTIKLINRKLATLGAPANLITTVQEPSIDNTNAMMQHPKIRMLVATGGPGIVKTVMSTGKKAIGAGAGNPPVVVDETADIEKAAVDIINGCSFDNNLPCIAEKEIVAVNQIADYLISCMNKCGAYLVEDPAVVKKLEALVINDKGGPQTSCVGKSAVYLLDKVGIKVGDDIKVILIDLPKDHVFVQEELMMPILPLVRVPDVDEAIDFAVEVEHGNRHTAMMHSTNVRKLTKMAKLIQTTIFVKNGPSYAGIGVGGEGYTTFTIAGPTGEGLTGPKAFARKRRCVMVESLNVR; encoded by the coding sequence GTGAATGATCAACAGATCTCCGAAGCTGTGACAAGAGTTCTCAGCAGCTTTGGCGGAGCAAGCGCCGCGCCTGCGGTTCCCGCTCCGGTCAAGAATAAAGCGGTGGCAAAAAACACCCCTGCAGAGGATCAAGTGGCCAGTCTCGTGTCCCAGATCCTTGGTGAAAGCAAATCCGGTCGTTCCAAGGCAAAGCCAGACTATGTACCCAGCCCGACCAAATGCGGCTGGGAACGTGCGCAAAAGGGTGCTGCGTGTGATGATGCCATGGTCTCCGATGTCATCGCTAGGGTGCTTTCGGAATCCATGGGGAGAGCCCCCTCAACACCTTCAAAGCCTGCGTCTTCCTGTGCCTCCATTGACGTTTCTGATGCAGAAGCAACGGAACTGGGGGATGGTGTCTTTGCTACCATGGATGAGGCGGTTGAGGCTGCGGCTGCGGCGCAACGCCAGTATCTCTTCTGTTCCATGGAAGAACGGCAGTCCTTTGTCGATGGCATTCGCGAAGTGATCTTGCAGCCTCAGACGCTGGACCGGATTTCCCATATGGGTGCCGAGCAGACCGGCATGGGCAAGTATGAACACAAGATCATCAAGAACCGTCTGGCTGCGGAAAAAACGCCGGGTACCGAAGACCTGACGACAGAAGCCTGCAGCGGCGACGGCGGCCTGACACTGGTGGAATATTCCGCTTATGGCGTTATTGGCTCCATCACGCCGACGACGAACCCGACTGAGACCATCATCTGCAATTCCATCGGAATGCTGGCTGCTGGCAACTCGGTGGTCTATAGCCCTCATCCGCGCGCGCGCGTCGTCTCCCTTTTGACCATCAAGCTGATCAACCGCAAGCTGGCTACGCTTGGAGCGCCTGCCAACCTGATCACCACGGTGCAGGAGCCGTCCATCGACAATACCAACGCCATGATGCAGCATCCGAAGATCCGCATGCTGGTAGCAACCGGCGGCCCAGGTATCGTCAAGACGGTCATGTCTACCGGCAAGAAAGCCATCGGGGCAGGGGCTGGTAATCCGCCGGTGGTTGTTGATGAAACCGCCGACATTGAAAAGGCTGCCGTTGATATCATCAATGGCTGCAGCTTCGACAACAATCTGCCGTGCATCGCCGAGAAGGAAATCGTCGCTGTCAACCAGATTGCGGACTATCTCATTTCCTGCATGAACAAATGTGGCGCCTATCTGGTAGAAGATCCAGCTGTCGTTAAGAAGCTCGAAGCGCTGGTGATCAACGACAAGGGCGGGCCGCAGACCTCTTGCGTTGGCAAAAGCGCGGTCTATCTGCTCGACAAGGTCGGCATCAAGGTCGGGGATGATATCAAGGTTATCCTGATCGATTTGCCCAAAGACCATGTCTTCGTTCAGGAAGAGCTGATGATGCCGATCCTGCCGCTGGTTCGTGTTCCTGATGTTGATGAGGCCATCGATTTCGCCGTTGAGGTCGAGCATGGCAACCGTCACACGGCAATGATGCATTCCACGAATGTGCGCAAACTGACCAAGATGGCCAAGCTCATCCAGACGACCATTTTCGTCAAGAATGGCCCATCCTATGCGGGCATTGGTGTTGGCGGTGAAGGCTATACCACCTTCACGATTGCTGGTCCGACTGGCGAAGGGCTCACAGGCCCGAAAGCCTTTGCGCGCAAACGCAGATGCGTGATGGTTGAGTCGCTGAATGTGAGATAG
- a CDS encoding BMC domain-containing protein, with the protein MNARIINAPQPDVLLMLQRRMPPHGRTWVKDHSVGSIGLIQASVTDLFFFSDLALKAADVFTVEIYGTCPQHVTTLAILGETSAVKAAMESIEIAGQNSF; encoded by the coding sequence ATGAATGCAAGGATCATCAATGCTCCGCAACCGGATGTGTTGCTGATGCTCCAACGTCGCATGCCCCCGCATGGCCGAACATGGGTCAAGGACCATAGTGTCGGATCTATCGGTCTTATACAGGCAAGTGTGACGGACCTGTTCTTCTTCTCGGATCTTGCCTTGAAGGCTGCCGACGTATTCACCGTCGAGATCTATGGCACATGCCCTCAGCATGTAACGACATTGGCAATTCTGGGTGAAACCTCCGCGGTAAAAGCGGCTATGGAATCGATCGAGATTGCAGGACAAAACAGCTTCTGA
- a CDS encoding EutN/CcmL family microcompartment protein — protein MYLAKVIGTVVSTSKDPSLSGSKLLIVAKLNEKQEPIGETEIAVDTVGAGNDEVVIVTRNSSARKAATQENSVTDAAIVGIVDAVETKHNW, from the coding sequence ATGTATTTGGCTAAAGTCATCGGAACCGTTGTTTCCACCAGCAAGGATCCGTCCCTGTCCGGATCCAAGCTGCTGATCGTGGCGAAGCTCAACGAAAAGCAGGAACCGATCGGAGAGACGGAGATTGCTGTCGATACGGTCGGGGCAGGCAATGACGAGGTGGTGATCGTTACCCGCAACAGTTCGGCGCGAAAGGCGGCGACGCAGGAAAACTCGGTCACTGATGCTGCCATCGTTGGCATCGTGGATGCCGTTGAGACCAAGCATAACTGGTAA
- a CDS encoding heme-binding protein has product MLTAENREQISELINREIARLNPGYLNQTLSLKEAKRLADLAQREALRIGVPIAVSIADPHGQQILFHRMENSLPVSAQLATDKAQTAATFRMTTEDLGKLAQPGEMLFGVQANMGGHVVIFGGGIPCCRDGAVIGAIGVSGGTAYQDAQIAERALDLFSEKPEPVSEEGRNRE; this is encoded by the coding sequence ATGCTGACAGCAGAAAACAGGGAGCAGATTTCAGAGCTGATCAATCGCGAGATCGCGCGATTGAACCCTGGTTACCTGAACCAGACCCTGAGCTTGAAGGAAGCCAAGCGCCTGGCGGACCTTGCGCAGAGGGAGGCTTTGAGGATTGGTGTGCCAATTGCTGTTTCGATTGCCGATCCGCATGGGCAGCAGATCCTGTTTCATCGGATGGAAAACAGTCTTCCGGTAAGCGCACAGCTGGCAACCGACAAGGCGCAGACAGCTGCGACATTTCGCATGACGACCGAAGACCTGGGCAAGCTGGCTCAGCCGGGTGAAATGCTTTTTGGCGTGCAGGCCAATATGGGCGGGCACGTCGTGATTTTCGGCGGCGGCATTCCATGCTGTCGCGATGGCGCGGTTATCGGCGCCATCGGAGTGAGTGGAGGCACTGCGTATCAAGACGCGCAAATTGCCGAACGCGCTCTAGACCTTTTTTCGGAAAAACCAGAGCCAGTCTCTGAGGAAGGAAGAAACCGTGAATGA
- a CDS encoding response regulator: MYDVAIVEDEELERRALRTILSNKVDGINIVGEARNGVEAMDLINNNAIDLILVDINIPKPNGLEIIQSLRQKNMKTKVVILTAYDYFEIMQKAIHLKADSFLLKPVKTEELLRVVNECLGDLGASRTHNEIADQIWTLLEKRSYRECLSLVRKHLEGIYASKDKVPRQAILEFSDELFALSEKRKVAMPDDILEQIVNLRKERLDARSRNRIHGLFCQIVDALFQVTEEHFGRSPERMQNVLNYIERNLNKEITLEDAANCASVSPCYFSRLFKKSMGETFVAYVKHRRINHAKDLLEGSDLPIMNIALDLSFNDINYFAKVFKKEVGVTPSEFRRQCRS, encoded by the coding sequence ATGTATGATGTTGCTATCGTGGAAGACGAAGAATTGGAGCGGCGAGCCTTGCGCACCATTCTCAGCAACAAGGTTGACGGCATCAATATCGTTGGTGAGGCCCGCAATGGCGTAGAAGCCATGGATCTGATCAATAACAATGCTATCGATCTCATCCTTGTCGACATCAACATACCCAAACCCAACGGCCTTGAAATCATCCAGTCTTTGAGACAGAAGAATATGAAGACCAAGGTCGTTATTCTCACTGCCTATGACTATTTTGAAATCATGCAGAAAGCGATCCATCTCAAGGCGGACAGCTTTCTGCTAAAGCCTGTAAAAACAGAAGAATTACTCCGTGTCGTCAATGAGTGTCTGGGGGATTTGGGGGCAAGCCGTACCCACAACGAGATTGCCGACCAGATCTGGACATTGCTGGAGAAGCGTTCTTACAGGGAATGTCTGTCGCTGGTGCGTAAGCATCTTGAGGGCATTTATGCCAGCAAGGACAAGGTGCCCCGGCAGGCCATTCTGGAATTTTCCGATGAGCTTTTCGCGCTGTCCGAGAAGCGCAAGGTTGCGATGCCTGATGATATTCTGGAGCAGATCGTTAATTTGCGAAAGGAGCGGTTGGATGCGCGTAGCCGAAACCGGATACATGGACTATTTTGTCAGATCGTGGATGCCCTGTTTCAGGTGACAGAGGAGCATTTCGGCCGGTCGCCGGAGCGCATGCAGAATGTGTTGAATTATATCGAGCGCAATCTGAATAAGGAAATTACGCTGGAAGATGCAGCCAACTGCGCCAGCGTCAGCCCATGCTATTTCTCGCGTTTGTTTAAAAAGTCGATGGGGGAAACCTTCGTGGCTTATGTCAAGCACAGGCGCATCAATCATGCGAAAGATCTGCTTGAGGGCAGCGATTTGCCGATCATGAATATTGCGCTTGATCTCTCCTTCAACGACATCAACTATTTTGCCAAGGTATTCAAGAAGGAGGTCGGCGTGACGCCAAGTGAGTTCAGGCGTCAATGCCGCTCCTGA
- the eutJ gene encoding ethanolamine utilization protein EutJ, protein MRSPDELLHDFADLIRQEAILPKSEWAEGPLKVGVDLGTANIVLSVVDAQNRPVAGASYRSTVVRDGIVVDYVGAVQAVRSLKTTIEERLGQRLVRAATAIPPGIHAGNAKAIGNVVEAADMELVEIVDEPTAASRVLMVSDGAVVDVGGGTTGISILKDGKVLGSFDEATGGTHMTLVLAGAYGMSFDEAEDHKLNVANDKDVFPVVRPVVDKMASIVSRFLDGRDVDDIYVVGGACTFSGFEKAFEKQTGKRVIKPAEPLLVTPLGIAMYEQDAGQTAKAGRVQ, encoded by the coding sequence ATGCGCAGTCCCGACGAACTATTGCACGACTTTGCAGACCTGATCAGACAGGAGGCAATTCTGCCCAAATCTGAATGGGCAGAAGGCCCGCTGAAGGTCGGTGTCGATCTGGGTACGGCCAATATCGTGCTGTCTGTTGTTGATGCGCAAAACCGGCCCGTTGCAGGGGCAAGCTATCGCTCGACGGTCGTTCGCGATGGCATTGTGGTTGACTATGTTGGTGCTGTTCAGGCTGTCCGGTCTCTCAAGACGACCATTGAGGAGCGTCTGGGCCAGCGGCTTGTTCGGGCTGCAACTGCCATTCCCCCGGGTATCCATGCCGGCAACGCCAAGGCCATTGGCAATGTGGTTGAGGCTGCCGACATGGAGCTTGTTGAGATTGTCGATGAACCGACAGCTGCATCGCGCGTATTGATGGTGAGCGATGGTGCCGTCGTTGACGTGGGCGGCGGCACCACTGGCATCAGCATTCTCAAAGACGGCAAGGTGCTGGGCTCCTTTGATGAAGCAACCGGCGGAACGCACATGACGCTTGTTCTGGCCGGTGCCTATGGCATGAGCTTTGATGAAGCCGAGGACCATAAGCTCAATGTTGCCAATGACAAGGATGTATTTCCTGTCGTACGGCCGGTGGTCGATAAGATGGCGAGTATCGTATCCAGATTTCTGGATGGCCGAGATGTTGATGACATCTATGTGGTCGGTGGCGCTTGCACTTTTTCCGGGTTCGAAAAAGCCTTTGAAAAGCAGACGGGCAAGAGAGTGATCAAACCTGCCGAACCCTTGCTGGTGACGCCCCTTGGCATTGCCATGTATGAGCAAGACGCCGGCCAGACTGCAAAGGCAGGGAGAGTGCAATGA
- a CDS encoding glycyl-radical enzyme activating protein — MAPIKYDQEGVVFDIQRYSIHDGPGVRTIVFLKGCPLRCRWCSNPESQDPKPELFYKDSSCIHCGKCLPVCPVSALSRDNPGFVDRDKCIRCGACAEICPTDALTRSGKLMTVNQVIQEVRKDATHYRRSGGGITLSGGEPLMQSDFARELLKACHEQGWNTAMETTGFTTPEVIADVMPHVDHALLDIKSIDPAVHMANTGVDNRIILENAIRTAMTSKSVVVRVPVVPGVNDSEQVIADIGNFAKMLPGVETVHLLGYHSYGENKYGLLNRDYPMGNTPDLPKDALPPLVKVIESLGLKCMIGG, encoded by the coding sequence ATGGCCCCAATTAAATACGATCAGGAAGGTGTCGTCTTCGACATCCAGCGCTACTCAATCCATGATGGCCCCGGCGTGAGGACAATTGTCTTTCTCAAGGGATGTCCGTTGCGGTGCCGGTGGTGCAGCAATCCAGAATCCCAAGACCCCAAGCCCGAGCTTTTCTACAAGGATTCCAGCTGCATCCACTGTGGCAAATGCCTTCCGGTTTGTCCGGTGTCTGCCTTGTCTCGTGACAATCCGGGATTTGTAGATCGAGACAAATGCATCCGCTGTGGCGCCTGTGCCGAGATTTGTCCGACCGATGCCCTGACCCGCTCGGGCAAGCTGATGACTGTCAATCAGGTCATTCAGGAGGTCCGCAAGGATGCGACCCATTATCGCCGGTCTGGCGGCGGGATCACACTCTCCGGTGGTGAGCCTTTGATGCAGAGTGATTTTGCGCGTGAGTTGCTCAAGGCCTGTCATGAACAGGGCTGGAATACAGCAATGGAGACCACGGGCTTTACGACGCCTGAAGTCATTGCCGATGTCATGCCTCACGTCGATCATGCGCTGCTGGATATCAAGTCGATTGATCCCGCAGTGCATATGGCCAACACCGGCGTTGATAACCGCATCATTCTTGAAAATGCCATCCGAACCGCCATGACGAGCAAGTCTGTTGTCGTGCGTGTCCCTGTTGTGCCCGGCGTCAATGACAGTGAACAGGTGATTGCAGATATCGGCAATTTTGCAAAGATGTTGCCCGGTGTCGAGACGGTTCATTTGCTGGGCTATCACTCCTATGGTGAAAATAAATACGGGCTGTTGAACAGGGACTATCCCATGGGCAATACGCCTGATCTGCCCAAGGATGCTTTGCCACCGCTGGTAAAGGTCATAGAGTCTCTTGGTTTGAAATGCATGATCGGCGGCTAG
- the metK gene encoding methionine adenosyltransferase, which translates to MRKSLVSAESVTEGHPDKVCDQISDAILDAYLSVDKDARVAAETVVAGDTVFLAGEITSRQRLNVEPTVRQTIREIGYTDPALGFDADNCFLITDLREQSPDIAQGVSRAGELGAGDQGVFYGFATDETPSYMPAPIHFAHKLTKALADARHNGVLDWLRPDGKAQVTFVYDEDGLPKQLSSIVVSTQHAPEVDQKMLVRGVLEQVICPHLQQWIRSDTRVHINPTGRFVEGGPKADTGLTGRKLMVDTYGGIARHGGGAFSGKDPTKVDRSAAYYARYIAKNIVAAGLAKKCEVSLAFAIGQTEPEMVDVNTFETSTVDPDKLVHAVRELFPLTVSGMIDTLNLRRPIYKQTAAYGHFGRETGVFPWEGMERAAILRRFCQ; encoded by the coding sequence ATGCGTAAAAGTCTCGTCAGCGCGGAATCGGTAACAGAGGGGCATCCGGATAAAGTATGTGACCAGATCTCGGATGCCATTCTCGATGCCTATCTGAGCGTCGACAAGGATGCCCGCGTTGCCGCCGAGACCGTCGTTGCCGGAGATACCGTGTTTCTGGCTGGCGAGATCACATCCAGACAGCGGCTCAATGTCGAGCCGACTGTTCGGCAAACCATTCGCGAGATCGGCTATACCGACCCGGCGCTTGGCTTTGATGCTGATAATTGCTTCCTGATCACGGATCTGCGCGAACAGTCGCCAGATATCGCGCAAGGGGTTTCTCGCGCAGGTGAACTCGGGGCCGGTGATCAGGGCGTTTTCTACGGTTTTGCCACAGATGAAACGCCAAGTTATATGCCTGCTCCGATCCATTTTGCCCATAAGCTCACCAAGGCTTTGGCAGATGCACGCCATAACGGCGTGCTGGATTGGCTGCGCCCAGATGGCAAGGCTCAAGTGACCTTCGTCTATGATGAAGATGGCTTGCCAAAACAGCTCAGCAGCATAGTTGTTTCGACTCAGCACGCCCCTGAAGTTGATCAAAAAATGCTGGTTCGCGGGGTGCTGGAGCAGGTGATTTGTCCACATTTGCAGCAATGGATACGATCCGATACCCGGGTGCACATAAATCCCACTGGACGTTTTGTGGAAGGTGGACCAAAAGCCGATACAGGCTTGACCGGACGTAAGCTGATGGTTGATACTTACGGTGGAATTGCCAGACACGGAGGCGGTGCATTCTCTGGCAAAGATCCAACTAAAGTTGATAGGTCAGCCGCCTATTATGCCCGTTATATCGCAAAGAATATTGTGGCTGCTGGCCTGGCAAAAAAATGCGAAGTTTCTCTAGCTTTTGCTATTGGGCAGACAGAGCCTGAGATGGTTGATGTGAACACATTCGAAACATCAACCGTCGATCCGGACAAACTGGTTCACGCCGTAAGGGAGCTCTTTCCGCTGACGGTGTCGGGAATGATCGACACGCTTAATTTGCGTCGACCAATTTATAAGCAAACTGCTGCCTATGGCCATTTTGGCAGGGAAACTGGTGTGTTTCCATGGGAGGGAATGGAACGTGCAGCAATCTTACGAAGGTTCTGCCAATAA
- a CDS encoding sn-glycerol-3-phosphate import ATP-binding protein UgpC, producing the protein MSNISLDYVRKSYGPNEVIHGISGSINQGEFVVIVGPSGCGKSTLLRMIAGLESISGGEIQIGKRVVNKLEPAQRNIAMVFQNYALYPHMSVFDNMSYGLKIRKVPKEEIRRRVEETAEILELTPYLTRSPRQLSGGQRQRVAMGRAIVREPDVFLFDEPLSNLDAKLRVQMRLEIKKLQERLGITSVYVTHDQVEAMTLGHRLMVLNAGNVEQFGTPIDLYDKPATLFVATFIGSPAMNILNGTLSEDASSVVLPMGEVIPLGLRLNAQPGAPVKLGMRPEHIRLANNGNAQFSLTSDVIEELGADTIIHADFDQATSSMAVRLDGIHRVRSGTQFSFAIDPENLHVFAPESGKRIN; encoded by the coding sequence ATGTCCAATATTTCTCTTGACTATGTCCGCAAATCCTATGGTCCCAATGAAGTCATTCACGGCATCAGCGGCTCCATCAATCAGGGCGAGTTTGTCGTCATCGTCGGCCCTTCTGGCTGCGGAAAATCAACATTGCTGCGTATGATTGCCGGGCTGGAAAGCATTTCTGGCGGCGAAATCCAGATCGGCAAACGCGTCGTCAACAAGCTGGAACCGGCCCAACGCAATATCGCCATGGTTTTTCAGAACTATGCGCTCTATCCCCATATGAGCGTGTTCGACAACATGTCCTACGGGCTTAAGATCAGGAAAGTGCCCAAAGAGGAAATTCGCCGCCGCGTGGAAGAAACCGCCGAAATTCTCGAACTCACGCCTTACCTCACGCGTTCGCCCCGCCAGCTTTCCGGCGGACAGCGTCAGCGCGTTGCCATGGGACGTGCCATCGTCCGTGAGCCTGACGTCTTCCTGTTCGACGAACCGCTTTCCAATCTGGATGCCAAATTGCGCGTTCAAATGCGGCTGGAAATCAAGAAACTGCAGGAGCGGCTCGGCATCACCTCAGTCTATGTCACCCATGATCAGGTTGAGGCCATGACGCTGGGCCATCGGCTGATGGTGCTCAATGCGGGCAATGTCGAGCAATTCGGCACGCCGATCGACCTTTATGACAAGCCGGCCACCCTGTTTGTGGCCACCTTCATCGGCTCTCCGGCCATGAATATTCTCAACGGTACCCTAAGCGAAGACGCCTCTTCGGTGGTTCTGCCCATGGGCGAAGTCATCCCGCTGGGCCTGCGCCTTAACGCGCAACCGGGTGCGCCGGTCAAGCTCGGCATGCGGCCGGAGCATATTCGTTTGGCCAACAATGGAAACGCCCAATTCTCCCTCACATCCGATGTCATCGAGGAACTGGGCGCCGATACGATCATTCATGCCGACTTTGACCAAGCCACCAGCAGTATGGCCGTGCGACTGGACGGAATCCACCGCGTGCGCAGCGGAACACAATTCAGCTTTGCCATCGACCCCGAGAATCTGCATGTTTTTGCCCCCGAAAGCGGAAAGCGCATCAACTAG
- a CDS encoding glycerophosphodiester phosphodiesterase family protein: MPTTQSRLQSRVIDIHGHRGARGLFPENTLEGYAYALSTGIHALELDVQLTADDILVATHDFTLSTAQTRDGDGNWLTDTGPEVIELTAAELKRYDIGGLKAGCSYGAKFPDQAFLDGVTIPTLEEVMILCRDHEANTASKAATLNIEVKSDPTRPRHSERAEKTVDVLLALIEKHAYADKVIIQSFDWAILDFVQDKAFHLKRSYLTIAAKNGENATVYKGSPWLGRTQCLSDDESIPALIKKAGGDNWSSFYRDLSDETVSEARALGIGLYTWTVNETEDIDRMIDLGVDAIISDYPARVQRRLLAHQMHWVGN, from the coding sequence ATGCCTACTACACAATCGCGCTTGCAGAGCCGCGTGATCGACATTCATGGCCACCGCGGGGCGAGAGGACTCTTCCCCGAGAATACGCTTGAAGGCTATGCCTACGCCCTGTCCACGGGCATCCACGCGCTGGAGCTGGATGTCCAGCTGACAGCCGATGACATACTCGTCGCAACCCATGACTTCACGCTCTCCACTGCGCAGACAAGAGACGGGGATGGCAACTGGCTGACCGATACCGGGCCAGAAGTCATAGAGCTCACCGCAGCTGAACTGAAACGCTATGACATTGGCGGACTGAAGGCGGGCTGCTCATATGGCGCGAAATTTCCCGATCAGGCCTTCCTTGATGGCGTAACGATCCCGACCCTTGAAGAGGTCATGATCTTATGCCGCGATCATGAGGCCAACACGGCCTCAAAGGCTGCTACGCTTAATATTGAAGTTAAATCAGATCCGACCCGTCCGCGCCATAGCGAGCGGGCAGAAAAGACTGTCGATGTCCTGCTGGCCCTCATAGAAAAGCACGCCTATGCCGACAAAGTCATCATCCAGTCCTTCGACTGGGCCATCCTTGACTTTGTGCAAGACAAGGCCTTCCATTTGAAGCGCTCGTATCTGACGATCGCCGCCAAGAATGGAGAAAATGCCACTGTCTATAAGGGCTCCCCATGGCTTGGAAGAACCCAATGTCTTTCGGATGATGAAAGCATCCCCGCACTGATCAAGAAGGCCGGTGGCGACAATTGGTCCAGTTTTTATAGAGATCTCAGCGATGAGACCGTCTCCGAAGCAAGAGCCCTCGGTATCGGCCTTTATACCTGGACCGTCAACGAGACAGAAGACATCGACCGGATGATCGATCTGGGCGTCGATGCCATCATCTCGGACTATCCCGCAAGAGTGCAGCGAAGGCTTCTTGCCCATCAAATGCATTGGGTAGGTAACTGA
- a CDS encoding PocR ligand-binding domain-containing protein gives MQQSYEGSANKEIIGWGGRQEKPSGKNSRDAHVARKKLSDLISVEVLQKVQDDFSAAVGVAIVIVDPDGVPVTQPSGFTPFCKTVRQMDKLRERCFHCDAVGGRIALSTGEPSIYKCHCGLVDFAAPIIMKDQYLGAVVGGQVHLTDLREGADLEDMSNLFASGDSWDVDKQLVELHEGAWQLPYDRLKSAAYSLLNIASHLAEESYSNTVSQELYVKNMRLMEESKKRAELERSLREAELQALSYQVNPHFLFNVLNTISRLALIEDAGETEKTVHAFADMMRYILKKSGNQFAPMGTEVEHVKNYLYLQKLRLGDRFDVSLDVPEEFNEVLCPFMILQPIVENCINYAVEPRESDGFIKINAYSDGQDLIVDIEDNGEGISQKRKQSVLKGESEHGSRKSIGIFNVGSRLQHFFGEEYALEIVSPYRQGKGTLVRIRLPLEFDPCSFQIK, from the coding sequence GTGCAGCAATCTTACGAAGGTTCTGCCAATAAGGAGATAATCGGTTGGGGAGGAAGGCAAGAAAAACCTTCAGGGAAGAATAGTAGAGACGCGCATGTCGCTCGCAAGAAATTGTCCGATCTGATCAGTGTGGAGGTGCTGCAGAAGGTTCAGGATGATTTCAGCGCAGCTGTTGGTGTTGCGATTGTTATTGTTGATCCTGACGGGGTTCCCGTTACTCAGCCAAGTGGTTTTACTCCTTTTTGCAAGACTGTTCGCCAAATGGACAAATTGCGCGAACGGTGTTTTCACTGTGATGCCGTAGGTGGGCGCATTGCGCTATCAACCGGCGAACCGTCCATTTATAAATGTCATTGTGGGCTTGTGGATTTTGCCGCACCTATCATCATGAAAGATCAGTATCTTGGCGCAGTTGTCGGTGGACAGGTGCATCTGACGGATCTGCGTGAAGGCGCGGATCTGGAAGACATGTCCAACCTGTTTGCGTCGGGGGATTCCTGGGACGTCGACAAGCAACTGGTCGAGCTGCATGAAGGCGCCTGGCAATTGCCTTACGACCGCCTAAAGAGCGCGGCCTATTCACTGCTCAATATTGCTTCGCATCTGGCAGAGGAAAGCTATTCCAATACGGTTTCCCAGGAGCTCTATGTGAAGAATATGCGCCTGATGGAGGAATCCAAAAAGCGGGCCGAGTTGGAGCGTTCCCTGCGGGAAGCCGAATTGCAGGCCTTGTCCTATCAGGTCAATCCGCATTTTCTTTTCAATGTCCTCAATACGATTTCCCGTTTGGCGCTGATCGAAGATGCAGGCGAGACGGAAAAGACAGTCCACGCCTTTGCTGACATGATGCGCTACATCCTGAAGAAGAGCGGAAACCAGTTTGCGCCCATGGGTACTGAAGTGGAGCATGTGAAAAACTATCTTTATCTTCAGAAGCTCCGGTTGGGAGACCGGTTTGATGTGTCGCTCGACGTGCCCGAAGAATTCAATGAAGTTCTTTGTCCTTTCATGATCTTGCAGCCCATCGTCGAGAATTGCATCAACTACGCTGTTGAACCCAGAGAAAGCGATGGTTTCATCAAGATCAATGCCTACTCGGATGGGCAGGACCTGATCGTCGATATCGAGGATAATGGCGAAGGCATTTCGCAAAAACGAAAGCAGTCGGTTCTCAAAGGGGAATCTGAACATGGGTCCCGTAAAAGCATAGGCATTTTCAATGTCGGTAGTCGCTTGCAGCATTTCTTCGGTGAAGAATATGCTCTGGAGATTGTGAGCCCTTATCGTCAGGGAAAGGGAACCCTTGTGCGCATCAGGCTACCACTGGAGTTTGATCCTTGCTCTTTCCAGATCAAGTAA